In Chelmon rostratus isolate fCheRos1 chromosome 21, fCheRos1.pri, whole genome shotgun sequence, the genomic window CTTATTTGATTGTCCAAAGAGGTAGGAGATCACCATCTATGATGCTTGCTTTACAGATGAAGCTATCTCCCGATATCGATAAAACAAggaggagtaaaaaaaaaaaaaaaaagagagattttaaTCTCCCTACCTTATTTTTTTTGCCGTCAACTTCAAACACAGATATAGCCCCCTTTCTGTACACCTCGTCTCCTGGAGGATGCTTCCACACGCATTTGGCCTGAAAAGACATGcaattaaacacacaacagaacTCAGTGACATGAACACATAtgacaaataataatataattgaAGGCCATACTGCAGTGTTAATAggaagagaacagaaaaaatacctaaaacacatttctaaattATGGAGGAATGTATCTATTAATGTAATGAACACATTCTTTTGGATCTTTTATTTTAAgctttaaatattaaactaTCAGTTGATCAGGTATCAGATTTCATCATACAGTAGATatctcacaaacacaccccaaaaaaaaatcaaatacacCACTGACAAACTGTGGCTCAGTTTCTGTCATAACATTAATGGTGTATCACAGACTTTGAGATTTCAGTCCCTGACTCTCACCATGTGTCGCCTGAGAATGGTCTGGCTCTTCATGTACTTGAGGCAGAATTCACAGACGTAGAGGCGACCCAGGCGTGCATACTCCTCAGGATAGGGTGAGTGGTACCAGGTGTCCAGCTCATAGCGGCCAAACAGGATGGTCTTGATCATGTTGCTGCCCTCTGTGATCTGACCCTGGATACGCAGCTTCTCCTGCAGGAGTGGAGACGGGGGCGGTGGAGATACATGGTGTGACCGCCGGTTTTAGCATCAACCGGTGTGATAAGGTTAAAGAAAAACTGTTGTGCTGACGCACTGAAAACTGGGTGTTAACTGGCTTTCAAAATAGGCAAATACTGAAGTGgaatctgaaaataagaattattTTACAATATAAAATCTTAAAGCAATAGAGGAGTGATGGAGATATGAAACAGCATATTACCAGATCTTCAGATGCACGGGCCTGGGCTTTCCTGAAGAGCTCCAGGTCATAGTCACTGGTGATATTCTCCAGCAGAGGCTCTCTGGTGTTGCCGTGTGTCTGGCGATGCTCCTGGAgaccagacagagagaggaacagagataAGACAATATAGATCcaacatacaaacacaacaatgttAGTGCCAGTTGTAATAGTGACACAAGGAGTGCACAGCAGCAAGTGAACAAGTACATGTTGGAGTGCCAGTGATGTACcatgtgcttttctttctgctccttCTGAAGGCCTGAGTTTCGCCCCTTCCTCATCTCAGCCACCTGCTCTTTGTATCTGCTCTGTTTCGATGTTGGTGtctgaaaatcaaaatgttgacaACATTGACTTTCATAGTGATATCAGGTGTGCAAAATAACAACTAGAGTTGTATAATATGATAGATATTCTGTGGCAGACCACCTGCATGCCATCAATTGTGCGGTCCTGCATAACATTCACATGCTCCCTGTTAGAAAGGAAACCTAATTAATGTGATGCCAATTACTGCAAAAAGGAGGCTACCTGGTGACGAGTTGCATGGCGTGAGTTGCTTTCTTCCTGccccttcacctcctcctcttgtttttcGCGGCTGATGGCTTTCACCTAAAATGAAGAGCAATTGAAGAATTATAgacagtgtttaaaaaaagtcttGTTATTGCTCTCTGAGATGAGTCTGAGGAGGATAAAACAAAGCTCAAACTgccaattattttttcatgtgttgttaGGCCTTATTAACTTATTGCTTGCTTCCCCTTGTTAACATAAAGGCTACATAGAAAGAAATACAGTTTTACACTGTCTTTGACCATGATATTAAAAGATCTACAATGTTTTTGAGATACTCGCCTTGCATTCATCAGCAGAAAGATTGTGGTAAAGAGGGCAACCTGATACAGCAAAATGACGTTCATGTTTCCCTGTAAGGTGACCTGGGCAAATTGAGAaaaatttattatttattttaatacaaTGACATTACAAGATTACAGAATGTCACTAGACACAAATCAAATTCAGTGTGTTGGGATGACTAATCAGGGATACTCTtgataaaattaaaatgaaaactttcaAAGGGTGAAGGATTACCAAGTGAATTGCATCCCGGTGTAGGGCATTTCATGTTGAAGTTGTAAGTCTCATGACAGCGCCGGCGCTTGGGTCGATGGGATAGGTCCTTATCTGAGTCTCTGTTGGCTTGATCTTTGGCCTGGCTCTCATCATGGGAAGCGTTGGGGCTTGAGATGTCCAGTTCAGATTCAGAGGAAGGGGCATTCCCTGTGGGTGTCAACGGTGGAGACTCATCGTGGTCCGCAGCGCGCTTCAAGTCGGGAGTATCTAACAGGAGTCAAAGCACCACGTTGATTATACAGCTGAAATGAAGAACACTGTAAAAGATTTATACTTCATTTACAGGATATGTTGGCTAACCCTGGGAGCTTTGGCTAAGGCGGGTCGAGGCTCTGGTGAGGCGCTGTCTCTTGGGCATGTTGCCATCACTTTCTGAACTATTGGTTTGTTCTCTCTCAGCGGAGGAGTCCGAGTCTTCAGTTCCATCTGAACCACTCCCGGCCATGTGTCTCTGTCAGGAGGAAAAAACTTACATTAGAGGAAGCCTAGATGAATTCCATATTCACGGTACAAACATTTAGACGCTGCTGAGTCATGACAAGTGTCAAGAGATGTAAATTAGACATGACAACAACATGGCTCTGTATAACAAAGCACAGTCAATGAAGCTAGTTCGCTAATAACTGTTGAGTATGGAATCAGAAAACCAACATGACAGAATCTGACAACGGGATGCTTGAATAACAAGAGCTGTTTACTGACTAGCATACTGTTTTTAATCCAGCTAACCCTGTAGTCATGCTTTGAGAGCCAGGCCACAGACAGCTGATAGCTCGCTGTAGCCGGTTCGTAGTATGCTGAACAGTTGTGACCAACGTTTGCGGCTAACTATTATAACGTTGATGACCTTTTTCCGCAGTTAGCATTGGGTTCTTTTCAGATAACAAGTGACGGTAATTAAGCAGTGTGACAGTTGCTAGCCTTAGTAGTAGCTACAAAGCAAAGTAGCTAGTCAGGCTAGCCCTTTAGCAAcctattattattgttagctTAGCGAGTCACGGTAGCTAAACTGTCCCCGTTTACTCATACGGCTAACAAACTGTGCCACCAAACAGCATTAACAAATCGCGCCATTTATGATGCAAAGTTAGTGCTTACTGTTTAGCTTTCCTACCTGCACCTATTAACGTATTATTGATACAGTCCCGTTTATTGTGGTTTTATGGAAAATTCGGCTGACATGTGCACCACAATTCACGGTTTTATTTCAATAACACCCCAGATTAAAATTTAGATTTGGTTTCGGTGCTCGTTACCGCCCACCAAGATTTAGTTAACGTTAACTTACTGTTTTGTCGACTTAAAATGGTGACCAAAGGAAAATATGACAATTAATAACAGTTGAAATTCAACGAAGTGGATTAGTGGACTGAACGTATGCACGACCAGTGCCGTGTTTTGGCATGCTAAATTGTCGGATTATTGACTGGAATACGGTGGAGCATTCCCCCCATTCGAAGAGTGGAACACATCGGTGCTAACTTAGCTAACGTTACCCTCTTGTGCGACCTACATTTGTTCTTACCTGTCGTCTGCGAGGCATTTTCACCTTGATGAGCGGTGCTTCCTGTGGGTTTGTAGGCACAAAAAGCCAAATTCCCCAAAATGTAGTCAAAAAGACGAAAGATAactatttattgattattttccaGTCTGAAGTTTACATATGTACACACCGCTGCCCGGGTCCCTCGCGCCACATTCCCCgcacagacagaacagagaatTGCATTTCCGGTGAGAAATCTATGGAGTGTGAGCCGCCAGACCTGCAGGAGGCGACTCTGTGCCGCACTGCAATACTGTTGGTTTGGTAGATTCATTTTAACAACACAACTAGTAATCTCATAACCAAATTTTGTATATATtggtcatttttatgtttttgcactatttaacttattgttcagcctttttgttttttttcaaaagtgcatttcttAAGGTGGAGTCAACTTCCATATATGGGCACacatcatgacatcatgacACATGACATCAAAGCCCTTTCTGTCCTTTGATGTTCACTGTCTGTATGGGTAGGTGAcccagagccaagaagccagtATTAAGTAGTTGaattaagagacagtttagcttttttgagaacatttgtgttcagtcatttcatcgTAGATCCTGTTTGAcaacattaaccgcaatggAAAGAAGAGAGTACAGAGGCAGAGTTTTAAATAACTCTAACCAGAGACAGCAGCATtcttttgctcattctgcagaGGAGTCGCAtctggaagagagaaggaccttgctggagaaagtctccagcgcagaggaggagaacaagaagttaAAGACCGACCTCCAGAATGCCAACAAGGAGATGGTTCGCAAGGAAGAATGGATCGGCTGTTTGCAACAACGTATCCAGAACCTGGAGCTCAGACATGAGGAAACCATCAATGCCTGGCACCACGAGCGCATTATGTGGAAGGAGGACATggaaaagagagatgagcagatAATCTCTCTTAATCGGAGCCTCCTCGCTCAGAAAGAGGAATCTGAGAGAATGAGAGCCACTTTAGATGAACTCGAAGCCTCAGATGGATTGAGCGGCATGAAAGAgaggtggcaggcagaagttagccagctgaaagaggtcctcatggagaaagacgaacagatcagcagggccaacaagaaaagacaaGCTGAGACCTATGCTCACATCGTCACCATGGCCCAGCTAAATGGCACAGAGTCGGCTCTAAAATGGAGCAAAGCGACCTGTGAAGCTTTTGAGGAAGAACTCCTAGAGCAGCTGGCAGCGAGAGACCAAAGCCATCAGAAGGAGCTCTtcaagagagaggagagcttcaagaaggagctctctgagaccATAGAGAGCTTTaagaaggagctctctgacagagagaagagctTAAAGAAGGAGCTCTCAGCTGAAAGAGACAGGTcaaaagaggagctgtccagATTCTCACAGACTTGGgtcagaagagcagagcagttggaaagagaaaagaaagagctggaacagAAGCTGCTGCTCAAAGAGCAAACATGGGCCCTCAAACAAGTAGCAAAACTCCGAGATCAGCTGGCAGCGAGagaccaaagccaccagaaggagctctccgagagagaggagagcttcaagAAGAAGCTCTCTAAGACCATAAAGAGCTTCAAGAAGAAGCTCTCTG contains:
- the kat7b gene encoding histone acetyltransferase KAT7, with protein sequence MPRRRQRHMAGSGSDGTEDSDSSAEREQTNSSESDGNMPKRQRLTRASTRLSQSSQDTPDLKRAADHDESPPLTPTGNAPSSESELDISSPNASHDESQAKDQANRDSDKDLSHRPKRRRCHETYNFNMKCPTPGCNSLGHLTGKHERHFAVSGCPLYHNLSADECKVKAISREKQEEEVKGQEESNSRHATRHQTPTSKQSRYKEQVAEMRKGRNSGLQKEQKEKHMEHRQTHGNTREPLLENITSDYDLELFRKAQARASEDLEKLRIQGQITEGSNMIKTILFGRYELDTWYHSPYPEEYARLGRLYVCEFCLKYMKSQTILRRHMAKCVWKHPPGDEVYRKGAISVFEVDGKKNKIYCQNLCLLAKLFLDHKTLYYDVEPFLFYVMTEADNTGCHLVGYFSKEKNSFLNYNVSCILTMPQYMRQGFGKMLIDFSYLLSKVEEKVGSPERPLSDLGLISYRSYWKEVLLRYMYNFQGKEISIKEISQETAVNPVDIVSTLQSLQMLKYWKGKHLVLKRQDLIDEWKAKEIKRGNSNKTIDPSSLKWTPPKGT